In Spirochaeta thermophila DSM 6578, the DNA window GGATCTTGAATCCCTTGATCACCAGGTTGAGGAGAAAGCGGGGGAGCTTCGTGACGAACTCCATCTCCTTGTCGGTGGCGGTGCCCGCCGCATCCCGGGCCGCCTTCACCCCCCGGTGCACCTTGTCCACGATGGTCTGAAGGGTCTCATTCGGGCTGAACGTGATCTTCGCCGTACTCTCGAGCCCCTCCTCGGTGAGCTCCTTCTTCACCACGAACGAGATCTGGATTCTGTTGCGCTGGTAGATCTTCTGTCCGGAGATGAACCTGTTCGCCTGGGGCCTGAGGGCGATGGTCCGGACCGCGGCGCAGAGGACCACGTGGAAGATGCTGATGGACTTCTGGCCCGGCTTTCTGTTCCGGTTGTACTCCCTGATGAACTCAAGCGTCTCGTCGAGCACGAACTCGTCGCTGTAGTAGACCGCCGACTCGTTACGCCCCTTCATCACAAAGGGGTTTATCTTCCTGAAGCCCGGAAGTCCCTTGATGAGGGTCCCGTCGCATCGCTTCCGCACACCCATACAGCCTCCTCAAAGAGAGATGTTCACACCTCCAGCCGTTCTCGACCAGCGGTCAAGAGTATAGCACATATGCTTCCAAAACACAAACATCTCAACTTGTGAATGTCTCGGTTTTCCGGTATAGTGTGGAAAGGAGGTCGTACGGATGGAACTTTCCACGCGCTATCTTGGCCTTTCTCTCAAAAATCCTCTCATTGTGGGGGCATCTCCCCTCACCGCCGACGTCTCCCACCTCGTGTCCTGCGAAACGCACGGCGCCGCCGCCGTGGTGCTCCGCTCCCTCTTCCAGGAGGAGATCGCCGAGGGGGTGGAACACCTGAAGAGCCTCTCCGAAGGGTTCCATACCGAAGGCGCGGACTATCTCACCCACTTCGGCACCCAGCAGGCCCTGGAGGCCTACCTCTCCCTCGTGCGCGAGGCGAAGGATCGGCTCTCCATCCCCGTGATCGCGAGCCTCAACTGCAGCAGCCGCGAGTGGTGGGCCGAGGCTGCAAGCCGCATCGAAGAGGCTGGGGCGGATGCCCTCGAGCTGAACGTGGCCCCCTTCCCCTCGAACGATGCCGAGTCCTCGCAGGAGGCGGAGGAACGGATCTACGACATAGTGAGGACCGCACGGTCGGCGGTCTCCGTCCCCATCGCCGTGAAGGTAGGCCCCTATTTCACGAGTCTGGGACATCTCCTCGCCCGGATCGAGGCCCTCGGCGCCGGGGGGGTGGTGCTCTTCAACCGATTCTACCAGGTGGACATCGACCCCTCGAGGAGGAGGCTCGTCTCGGGGCACAGGCTGAGCGATCCCCACGAATTCTCCCACACCCTCCGCTGGACAGCCCTGGAGGCGCCGAGGCGGAATCTGGACATCGCCGCATCGTGCGGGATCCATTCCGGCCTCGATATCGCCAAGGCGGTGCTCGCAGGGGCGAGTGCGGTGCAGGTGGTCTCCGCCGTCCTCAGACATGGATTCGGTCACATCGAGAAGATGCTTCATGAACTCGAGGCCTGGCTCTCCGAGCAGGGCTTCTCCTCGCTCCGGGAGGCGAAGGGCGCACTCATACGCACCCCTGGCGAGGACGAGGAGCGCTTGAGCAGGCTCCAGTACCTCATCGCCCTCCGCGGTTTCGGAAGATAGACGAAGAGGGGCCTTGCGGCCCCTCTGTTCCCACCTTGCGCCCACTAGCGCTGATAGATCCGTCCCGCCGCCCGTGGTCCCGAATACCTTCCCGCGAAGGCAAGAAGGGCGACTATGGTGAGGACGTAGGGAAAGGCGTGGAAGAATTCGAGGGGGATGCTCTGGAGGAAGGAGATGTCGTTCACATAGAACGAGAGAGCCTGCGAGAAACCGAAGAACGTGGCGGCTCCCAGCACCCCCCAGGGGTTCCACTTCCCGAATATGAGGGACGCGAGGGCGATGAAGCCCGTGCCGTGTATGGAAGTGAGGGTGTACTGGATGTCCTGCGAGAGGACCATCACCCCACCTGCGAGTCCTGCGAGCACACCTGAGAGCATCACCCCCAGGTACCGCATCCTGTACACGTCTATCCCCATGCTCGCGGCGGCCTCGGGGTGTTCTCCGCAGGCCCTCAGCCTGAGACCGAAAACGGTCCTGTAGACCACGATCCACGTGATCACCACAAGGAACAGGGCGAGATAGAACGTGGGGTATATTTCGGAGAAGAAGAGAGGGCCCACGAGGGGAATGTCCTCGAGAAAGGGTACCGTCACCTTCCTGAGGCCCACGGAGAAGGCCCGGGTCCGCTGCTGACCGAAGAGGATCTGACAGAGATAGACCGTGAGGCCTCCCGCGAGGATGTTGAGCGCCGTACCCGAGATGATCTGATCGGCCCTGAGGTGGACCGAGGCCACCGCATGGAGCAGGGAGAACACGAGGCCCGCGACTGCCGCTGCGAGAAAGGCGATCCACGGCGCCGCGGGGGTGAGAGGCTCGAGCACTACCACCAGGGCCGCTGCAGTGAAACCGCCCACCATCATGATCCCTTCCAGGGCGATGTTCACCACACCGGAACGCTCGCTGAAGAGCCCGCCGAGGCCCGCGAGGATGATGGGGGTGGCGAACATGAGCCCTATGGGAAAGATCTCAAACACCTTCATTTCTGCCTCCCGGCCTGATTCTGGACACCCGATCGATGACGAGCTGGATCCCATAGCGCATGGCCACGAAGAGGACGATACTCGCCTGTATGATCCCCGCGATCTCCCGGGGAACACCCTGGGACTGCATGAGGGGCTGTGCCGCCTTGAGCATCCCGAAGAGAGCCCCCGAGGCGGCGATGCCCCACGCCGTGTTCCCTCCCACCAGCGCCACGGCTATCCCGTCCATCCCGTACCCCTCGAAGGCGGGAAGCACTCGCCCGAATCCGAAGGTCCCCAGGGCCATCGCCCCACCGGCGAGCCCCGCGAACGCACCGCTCATCGCCATGGTGAGCATCGTATACCCGGCGATGGGGAAGCCGGCGAACCGTGCGGCATCCTTGTTGTGTCCCGTGGCCCGCAGTCCGAACCCCAAAGTGGTCTTCTCGATCACCACCCAGTAGACGAGAATGCAGATCACCATGATGAGGAGCCCCCAATGGAGCCTCGATCCCCTGG includes these proteins:
- a CDS encoding 2-oxo acid dehydrogenase subunit E2 codes for the protein MGVRKRCDGTLIKGLPGFRKINPFVMKGRNESAVYYSDEFVLDETLEFIREYNRNRKPGQKSISIFHVVLCAAVRTIALRPQANRFISGQKIYQRNRIQISFVVKKELTEEGLESTAKITFSPNETLQTIVDKVHRGVKAARDAAGTATDKEMEFVTKLPRFLLNLVIKGFKILDYYGIAPKSMIETDPLYTSVFLANLSSLGLDAPFHHLYEWGNASVFFVMGRIKKVPYIDEQGQVKVHTVMEAKFTIDDRISEGIYWAKTIGMLKHFVEHPQELVEPPEIPEEILKEHMLEEV
- a CDS encoding ABC transporter permease, which translates into the protein MKVFEIFPIGLMFATPIILAGLGGLFSERSGVVNIALEGIMMVGGFTAAALVVVLEPLTPAAPWIAFLAAAVAGLVFSLLHAVASVHLRADQIISGTALNILAGGLTVYLCQILFGQQRTRAFSVGLRKVTVPFLEDIPLVGPLFFSEIYPTFYLALFLVVITWIVVYRTVFGLRLRACGEHPEAAASMGIDVYRMRYLGVMLSGVLAGLAGGVMVLSQDIQYTLTSIHGTGFIALASLIFGKWNPWGVLGAATFFGFSQALSFYVNDISFLQSIPLEFFHAFPYVLTIVALLAFAGRYSGPRAAGRIYQR
- a CDS encoding dihydroorotate dehydrogenase-like protein, with the protein product MELSTRYLGLSLKNPLIVGASPLTADVSHLVSCETHGAAAVVLRSLFQEEIAEGVEHLKSLSEGFHTEGADYLTHFGTQQALEAYLSLVREAKDRLSIPVIASLNCSSREWWAEAASRIEEAGADALELNVAPFPSNDAESSQEAEERIYDIVRTARSAVSVPIAVKVGPYFTSLGHLLARIEALGAGGVVLFNRFYQVDIDPSRRRLVSGHRLSDPHEFSHTLRWTALEAPRRNLDIAASCGIHSGLDIAKAVLAGASAVQVVSAVLRHGFGHIEKMLHELEAWLSEQGFSSLREAKGALIRTPGEDEERLSRLQYLIALRGFGR